A stretch of Bos taurus isolate L1 Dominette 01449 registration number 42190680 breed Hereford chromosome 5, ARS-UCD2.0, whole genome shotgun sequence DNA encodes these proteins:
- the OR6C264 gene encoding olfactory receptor family 6 subfamily C member 264: MRNHTAITRFIFLGLTDDPKLQVLLFVFLFLTYMLSVAGNLIIITLTLLDSHLKTPMYYFLRNFSFLEVSFTTVCIPRFLYSMATGDNTVTYNACATQLFFVVLFAATEFFLLAAMSYDRYMAICEPLHYTTTMNNRVCTALVLCCWLAGLLIILPPLGMGLQLEFCDSNVIDHFVCDTSPILQITCSDTVLIETISLSFALLTLIFTLLCVVLSYTYIIKTILRFPSAQQRQKAFSTCSSHIIVVSITYGSCMFIYIKPSAKEGVGINKMVSVLTTSVAPLLNPFIYTLRNKQVKEAFKDTIKQVVFLTKK; this comes from the coding sequence ATGAGAAATCATACAGCAATAACAAGATTCATCTTCCTGGGACTGACAGATGACCCAAAACTACAAGTTctactttttgtatttttgtttctcaCCTACATGTTGAGTGTGGCTGGGAACCTCATCATTATCACCCTCACACTTTTGGATTCCCATCTTAAAACGCCCATGTATTATTTCCTCcgaaatttctctttcttagaaGTCTCATTCACCACGGTCTGTATTCCCAGATTCCTGTATTCTATGGCAACTGGAGATAATACTGTTACCTACAATGCTTGTGCCACtcaattattttttgttgtcCTCTTTGCAGCAACTGAATTTTTTCTCCTTGCAGCCATGTCTTATGACCGCTACATGGCCATTTGTGAACCCCTGCACTACACCACTACCATGAACAACAGAGTCTGCACTGCCCTCGTTCTCTGCTGTTGGTTGGCTGGCCTGTTGATCATCCTCCCACCTCTTGGCATGGGCCTCCAGCTGGAATTCTGTGACTCGAATGTGATTGATCATTTTGTCTGTGATACAtctcctattttacagataactTGCTCAGACACAGTGTTAATAGAGACAATTTCTTTGAGTTTTGCTCTGCTGACACTCATTTTTACCTTACTGTGTGTGGTCCTCTCCTATACATACATCATCAAGACCATTCTAAGATTCCCTTCTGCCCAACAAAGGCAAAAGGCTTTTTCCACCTGTTCATCCCATATTATTGTGGTTTCCATCACCTATGGCAGCTGCATGTTCATCTACATCAAGCCTTCAGCAAAGGAAGGAGTAGGCATCAACAAAATGGTGTCTGTGCTCACAACTTCGGTTGCCCCTTTGCTTAACCCATTCATCTACACACTTCGAAACAAACAAGTGAAAGAGGCCTTTAAAGACACAATAAAACAAGTTGTATTTCTCACAAAGAAGTAA